One window of Candidatus Acidiferrales bacterium genomic DNA carries:
- the hypE gene encoding hydrogenase expression/formation protein HypE, whose protein sequence is MTNKPPIDLSGGFACPIPKSEYENILLAHGSGGKLTHQLIEKMFLPQFKNKLLEPLHDGAVFTVGKQKFAFTTDSYVVHPIFFPGGNIGELAVNGTVNDLAMCGANPVYLSAGFIIEEGLPVDDLWKIVLSMQEAVKRAGIMLVTGDTKVVDRGKGDKIFINTSGIGIIENGVEISPKKIKVGDKIIVSGEIALHGIAIMSVREGIEFETEIKSDTAPLNKLVQKMLDAGNIHVLRDPTRGGVATTLNELAEQSKLGILIEEESIPVPDDVRGACEILGLDPLYIANEGKLLA, encoded by the coding sequence GTGACAAACAAACCTCCGATTGATCTGAGCGGCGGCTTTGCCTGCCCCATTCCGAAATCCGAGTACGAGAATATCCTCCTGGCACACGGCAGCGGTGGAAAACTCACGCATCAACTCATCGAGAAAATGTTCCTCCCTCAGTTCAAAAATAAGCTGCTTGAGCCGCTCCATGACGGTGCGGTATTTACAGTCGGGAAACAAAAGTTTGCTTTCACGACCGACTCTTACGTCGTGCATCCAATTTTTTTCCCGGGCGGAAATATCGGTGAGCTTGCAGTGAACGGAACCGTAAACGACCTTGCGATGTGTGGAGCCAACCCGGTTTACCTTTCTGCCGGCTTCATAATCGAAGAAGGATTGCCCGTGGATGATCTTTGGAAAATTGTTCTGTCAATGCAGGAGGCCGTGAAGCGTGCAGGAATTATGCTTGTCACCGGAGATACGAAGGTGGTTGACCGGGGAAAGGGCGACAAGATTTTCATAAATACCTCCGGTATCGGGATTATTGAAAATGGAGTTGAGATTAGCCCGAAGAAGATAAAAGTTGGCGACAAGATAATTGTCAGCGGTGAAATTGCCCTGCACGGCATCGCGATCATGTCGGTGCGTGAAGGGATCGAGTTTGAAACGGAAATCAAAAGCGACACCGCACCGCTGAATAAACTCGTGCAGAAAATGTTAGACGCCGGCAACATCCATGTCCTTCGTGATCCGACTCGCGGCGGTGTTGCAACGACGCTGAATGAGCTTGCTGAACAGTCGAAGCTTGGTATTCTGATAGAGGAAGAAAGCATACCAGTCCCCGATGACGTGCGCGGTGCTTGCGAAATCCTCGGACTAGATCCGTTGTACATTGCAAACGAAGGAAAACTTCTTGCA
- the hypD gene encoding hydrogenase formation protein HypD, whose product MKYLDEYRNADAAKKYAEMIHKVTKHKWTMMEICGGQTHAIVKFGIDHLLPQEITLVHGPGCPVCVTPLEIIDKAIAIAGMRDIIFTSFGDMLRVPGSKKDLLTVKSEGGDVRIVYSPLDAVKLARQNPSKKIVFFAVGFETTAPANAMAVREASNTGAKNFSILSSHVLVPPAIEAILSSSSNLVQAFLAAGHVCTVMGYEDYLPISKQYKTPIVVTGFEPVDILQGIYMAVKQLEEGRAEVENQYARAVRKEGNIPAKKMLSEVFEVIDRKWRGIGTIPRSGWGLKPEFADYDAEKIFDVDEIETKESSACIAGQIMQGLKKPNECPAFGAECKPERPLGAPMVSSEGSCAAYFHYGRFREAERN is encoded by the coding sequence ATGAAGTATCTTGATGAATACAGGAACGCTGACGCCGCGAAGAAGTACGCTGAAATGATCCATAAAGTCACGAAGCACAAGTGGACCATGATGGAAATTTGCGGCGGTCAGACACATGCGATCGTGAAATTTGGGATAGACCACCTGCTCCCGCAGGAAATCACGCTTGTTCATGGCCCGGGATGTCCAGTTTGTGTCACTCCGCTCGAGATAATCGACAAAGCTATCGCGATTGCGGGAATGCGCGATATTATCTTCACTTCATTTGGTGATATGCTTCGCGTGCCCGGTTCGAAAAAAGATCTGCTGACCGTAAAATCCGAAGGCGGTGATGTCAGGATAGTCTATTCGCCGCTTGACGCTGTGAAGTTAGCCCGACAAAATCCGAGTAAAAAGATTGTTTTCTTTGCCGTCGGGTTTGAAACGACAGCTCCGGCAAATGCCATGGCCGTCCGGGAGGCAAGCAATACGGGAGCAAAGAATTTTTCAATCCTCTCCTCGCATGTCCTTGTTCCTCCGGCCATAGAAGCCATACTGTCATCGTCGTCCAATCTTGTTCAGGCATTTCTTGCAGCGGGTCACGTGTGCACGGTTATGGGATATGAGGATTATTTGCCGATATCGAAACAATATAAAACCCCGATTGTCGTCACAGGATTCGAGCCCGTTGATATTCTACAAGGAATTTACATGGCAGTTAAACAACTTGAAGAGGGAAGAGCTGAGGTTGAGAATCAATATGCCCGCGCGGTTAGGAAGGAAGGAAATATTCCGGCGAAGAAAATGTTGTCCGAAGTCTTTGAGGTGATAGACAGAAAGTGGCGTGGTATCGGGACGATTCCGCGAAGCGGATGGGGGTTGAAACCCGAATTTGCCGACTACGATGCGGAGAAAATATTTGACGTGGATGAAATAGAAACTAAAGAATCGTCGGCCTGTATTGCCGGTCAAATCATGCAAGGACTGAAGAAACCTAATGAATGTCCTGCCTTCGGAGCGGAATGTAAACCGGAGCGTCCGTTGGGTGCACCCATGGTTTCGTCCGAAGGTTCGTGCGCGGCATATTTTCATTATGGAAGGTTTAGAGAGGCGGAAAGGAATTGA